From the genome of Spinacia oleracea cultivar Varoflay chromosome 2, BTI_SOV_V1, whole genome shotgun sequence, one region includes:
- the LOC110785263 gene encoding uncharacterized protein, with amino-acid sequence MELVNPMNALRDAFMSILPSVPLNVYDRYPSFPKFNMSIRIMIWNVQGAGSQAFLTMIKELIRINKPNVLALVETHISGDTARRVCEKIGFPGHVRVDAQGFSGGIWLFWKDDIVSVTPMATNNQHITVEINKIGETPWLFSAIYASPESSVRHDLWAELEEIKRNYSGPWLLGGDFNDTTSMSERNGVGGSEMQRRCRLFSEWVNANGLIDLGFSGSPHTWFRGESEGTFKSARLDRFLATDDWRLKFEEGSVKHLPKCGSDHCPIILSTCGFAPIPSALRPFRFQAAWLSHKEFD; translated from the coding sequence ATGGAGTTAGTGAACCCCATGAATGCCCTCCGGGATGCGTTCATGTCGATTCTGCCTAGCGTTCCCTTGAACGTGTATGACCGGTACCCTTCGTTTCCGAAATTTAATATGTCAATAAGAATTATGATTTGGAACGTCCAAGGAGCGGGTAGCCAAGCTTTTTTGACTATGATTAAGGAGTTGATTCGTATTAACAAACCTAATGTGCTAGCCCTAGTCGAGACCCACATTAGTGGTGACACTGCTAGAAGAGTCTGTGAGAAAATTGGATTCCCTGGGCACGTTCGGGTTGACGCGCAGGGTTTCAGTGGTGGTATTTGGTTGTTCTGGAAGGATGATATTGTTTCAGTTACCCCAATGGCAACGAATAACCAGCATATTACTGTAGAGATCAACAAAATTGGAGAAACCCCTTGGTTGTTCTCGGCAATTTATGCGAGCCCTGAGTCTTCGGTCCGCCATGACCTATGGGCGGAATTGGAGGAAATTAAAAGAAACTATTCTGGCCCCTGGCTACTAGGGGGCGATTTTAATGATACAACTTCCATGTCGGAAAGGAATGGAGTGGGTGGCTCCGAAATGCAACGTCGGTGTAGACTATTTTCTGAGTGGGTGAATGCTAACGGTTTGATTGACTTAGGCTTCTCGGGCTCTCCTCATACTTGGTTCAGGGGGGAGTCTGAGGGTACTTTCAAATCGGCTCGGTTAGACCGTTTCTTAGCAACGGATGATTGGAGGCTGAAGTTCGAGGAGGGTTCGGTCAAACACCTTCCCAAGTGTGGTTCAGACCACTGTCCCATCATTTTGAGTACCTGCGGTTTTGCTCCTATCCCAAGTGCTCTAAGGCCGTTTCGCTTCCAGGCCGCCTGGTTGTCCCATAAGGAGTTTGACTAA
- the LOC110782175 gene encoding serine/arginine-rich splicing factor SR34A-like translates to MASRASRTIYVGNLPLDVKDWEIEDLFYKYGRIVDIEMKLPPRPPGYSFVEFEDPRDAQDAIRGRDGYNFDGCLLRVELAHGGRDRSPPMGRRGGGSGGGGGGGSVRGGGGGGQYGASRNSEFRVIVSGLPPSASWQDLKDHMRKAGDVCFAQVFRDGEGMVGMVDYTNYEDMQYAIRKLDDTEFRNPFSRSYMRIKAYEGSPPRSRSRSRSRSPIRDRSRSVERNPRPAPRSRSASPAQPTRSRSASPR, encoded by the exons ATGGCTAGCCGTGCCTCCCGTACTATATATGTTGGCAATCTTCCTCTGGATGTAAAGGATTGGGAGATTGAAGATCTGTTTTACAAG TATGGTCGTATTGTAGATATCGAAATGAAGCTTCCGCCACGCCCTCCAGGATATTCCTTTGTGGAG TTTGAGGATCCAAGGGATGCTCAAGATGCAATCAGGGGTCGTGATGGCTATAACTTTGATGGTTGTCTTCTGAGG GTTGAGCTGGCTCATGGTGGTAGGGACAGGTCCCCCCCTATGGGCCGACGTggtggtggtagtggtggtggtggcggcggagGCAGTGTTCGGGGTGGGGGTGGAGGTGGGCAGTATGGTGCTTCACGTAATTCTGAGTTTCGAG TAATTGTCAGTGGACTGCCACCTTCAGCTTCATGGCAAGATCTGAAG GATCATATGCGTAAGGCCGGGGATGTCTGCTTTGCCCAAGTTTTCCGTGATGGTGAAG GTATGGTGGGAATGGTTGACTACACTAATTATGAAGACATGCAATATGCT ATCCGGAAACTGGATGACACTGAATTTCGTAATCCTTTTTCAAGGTCCTACATGCGG ATAAAAGCCTATGAGGGTAGTCCCCCTAGGAGCAGGAGCAGGAGTAGAAGCAGGAGCCCTATCCGGGATAGAAGCAGAAGTGTAGAAAGGAACCCAAG ACCTGCTCCAAGATCTAGGTCTGCATCCCCTGCACAGCCAACAAG ATCTAGGTCTGCTTCACCGCGCTAG
- the LOC110782174 gene encoding uncharacterized protein isoform X1 translates to MSQQRQFHNNNYNYNSSFGGGQSMNHETTYTKIFVGGLAWETQRDTMKKYFEQFGEILEAVVITDKSTGRSKGYGFVTFKDPESAFRACQNPSPVIDGRRANCNLASLGAQKNRPPTPQHVAGGGGRSFRPSSGLMSAPTYPGSSSSPYFHQPSAQPPPYPYSPYGFTGYAHDTMYHMNYYGVYGQQFSPYYPTTGGGGGGGGATGGGAGAIGYFPNYYPYYGPYPQGNQGHGFGVQYPPHMVQQYPLLPHQHLNSPGILSLPTSPLPNNITTPTTTTTTTGVTSTVGVVAVSTGSSPSQAITTTTAETSEQIPST, encoded by the exons ATGTCTCAACAAAGGCAAtttcataataataattataattataatagtAGTTTTGGAGGGGGGCAGTCGATGAATCATGAAACAACATACACAAAAATATTTGTGGGTGGTTTGGCTTGGGAAACTCAAAGGGATACCATGAAGAAATACTTCGAGCAGTTTGGAGAGATCTTGGAGGCGGTTGTTATTACTGATAAGTCTACTGGAAGATCTAAAGGCTATGGTTTT gTGACATTTAAGGATCCAGAATCAGCCTTTAGGGCTTGTCAAAACCCATCACCAGTGATTGATGGAAGGAGGGCAAACTGTAATCTTGCATCTCTTGGTGCTCAGAAGAACCGCCCACCCACTCCACAACATG TTGCAGGAGGAGGAGGAAGGTCGTTTAGACCATCATCAGGTTTGATGAGTGCACCAACATATCCAGGTTCATCTTCATCGCCATACTTTCATCAGCCTTCTGCTCAGCCTCCTCCATACCCCTATTCACCTTATGG ATTCACTGGGTATGCACATGACACAATGTACCACATG AATTACTATGGTGTATACGGTCAACAATTCTCACCTTACTACCCAACAActggaggtggaggtggaggtggtggAGCAACAGGAGGAGGAGCAGGGGCAATAGGGTACTTTCCCAACTATTACCCATATTATGGGCCATATCCTCAAGGTAACCAAGGTCATGGGTTTGGGGTCCAATATCCTCCTCATATGGTACAACAATACCCTTTGTTACCCCATCAGCATCTCAACTCCCCTGGCATCTTATCACTTCCCACTTCTCCTTTGCCTAATAATATTACTACTCCTACCACCACCACTACTACCACAG GGGTGACATCAACTGTAGGGGTAGTGGCTGTATCAACAGGGTCAAGTCCTTCTCAAGCCATTACCACAACAACTGCAGAAACTTCTGAACAAATTCCATCTACCtag
- the LOC110782174 gene encoding uncharacterized protein isoform X2 gives MSQQRQFHNNNYNYNSSFGGGQSMNHETTYTKIFVGGLAWETQRDTMKKYFEQFGEILEAVVITDKSTGRSKGYGFVTFKDPESAFRACQNPSPVIDGRRANCNLASLGAQKNRPPTPQHGGGGRSFRPSSGLMSAPTYPGSSSSPYFHQPSAQPPPYPYSPYGFTGYAHDTMYHMNYYGVYGQQFSPYYPTTGGGGGGGGATGGGAGAIGYFPNYYPYYGPYPQGNQGHGFGVQYPPHMVQQYPLLPHQHLNSPGILSLPTSPLPNNITTPTTTTTTTGVTSTVGVVAVSTGSSPSQAITTTTAETSEQIPST, from the exons ATGTCTCAACAAAGGCAAtttcataataataattataattataatagtAGTTTTGGAGGGGGGCAGTCGATGAATCATGAAACAACATACACAAAAATATTTGTGGGTGGTTTGGCTTGGGAAACTCAAAGGGATACCATGAAGAAATACTTCGAGCAGTTTGGAGAGATCTTGGAGGCGGTTGTTATTACTGATAAGTCTACTGGAAGATCTAAAGGCTATGGTTTT gTGACATTTAAGGATCCAGAATCAGCCTTTAGGGCTTGTCAAAACCCATCACCAGTGATTGATGGAAGGAGGGCAAACTGTAATCTTGCATCTCTTGGTGCTCAGAAGAACCGCCCACCCACTCCACAACATG GAGGAGGAGGAAGGTCGTTTAGACCATCATCAGGTTTGATGAGTGCACCAACATATCCAGGTTCATCTTCATCGCCATACTTTCATCAGCCTTCTGCTCAGCCTCCTCCATACCCCTATTCACCTTATGG ATTCACTGGGTATGCACATGACACAATGTACCACATG AATTACTATGGTGTATACGGTCAACAATTCTCACCTTACTACCCAACAActggaggtggaggtggaggtggtggAGCAACAGGAGGAGGAGCAGGGGCAATAGGGTACTTTCCCAACTATTACCCATATTATGGGCCATATCCTCAAGGTAACCAAGGTCATGGGTTTGGGGTCCAATATCCTCCTCATATGGTACAACAATACCCTTTGTTACCCCATCAGCATCTCAACTCCCCTGGCATCTTATCACTTCCCACTTCTCCTTTGCCTAATAATATTACTACTCCTACCACCACCACTACTACCACAG GGGTGACATCAACTGTAGGGGTAGTGGCTGTATCAACAGGGTCAAGTCCTTCTCAAGCCATTACCACAACAACTGCAGAAACTTCTGAACAAATTCCATCTACCtag